A region from the Benincasa hispida cultivar B227 chromosome 10, ASM972705v1, whole genome shotgun sequence genome encodes:
- the LOC120088457 gene encoding DNA repair protein RAD51 homolog 2 isoform X2, translating to MANRLINQMGLPRSIANIFAARNINTAKEALSLTEFELIELLDVGLSEVASAVALISEIASPPYQTVLSLMEQRLQNEHLAGHLSTCLKGLDEALFGGIPFGVLTELVGPAGIGKTQFCLKLSFLAALPPSYGGLDGRVIYIDVESKFSSRRMIEIGMRSFPDVFHKKDMAQEMAGRILVLRPASLSEFTESLHKIKVSLLEQEVKLVIIDSMAALITGEYEQGAPKQHSLGWHISFIKSIAEFARIPVVVTNQVRSRNRNEVSHYSFQGWSRSETHECSPGYDSHLVAALGVHWAHSVTIRLVLEAKSEVYKACEVSHVSTSSFPIHDNPIWYFIAERQWRRTEWSSNQRDSLSRLIVSTTQ from the exons ATGGCGAACAGATTAATTAATCAGATGGGACTACCCAGATCGATTGCTAACATTTTCGCTGCACGAAATATTAACACAGCCAAG GAAGCTTTATCCTTAACTGAATTTGAGTTGATTGAGTTATTGGACGTGGGATTGTCGGAAGTTGCATCTGCAGTTGCACTCATTAGTGAAATTGCTTCTCCTCCTTATCAGACC GTGCTTTCTCTGATGGAGCAAAGACTTCAAAACGAGCATTTAGCTGGCCATCTTTCCACATGTTTAAAAGGTTTAGATGAGGCCTTATTTGGTGGAATCCCATTTGGTGTCTTGACAGAACTTGTTGGTCCAGCTGGAATTGGCAAAACACAA TTTTGCTTGAAACTCTCTTTCTTAGCTGCTTTACCACCAAGCTACGGAGGTTTGGATGGCCGTGTAATATATATTGATGTAGAATCTAAGTTTAGTTCCAGAAG GATGATTGAAATTGGTATGAGAAGCTTTCCTGATGTATTTCACAAGAAAGACATGGCACAAGAg ATGGCTGGTAGGATCCTTGTTTTGCGGCCAGCATCACTTTCTGAATTCACTGAGAG TTTGCACAAAATCAAGGTTTCACTTCTTGAGCAAGAAGTAAAGCTAGTAATCATTGATAGCATGGCTGCTCTTATTACTGG GGAATATGAGCAAGGGGCACCCAAACAGCATTCATTGGGTTGGCATATTTCGTTTATCAA GTCAATTGCTGAGTTTGCCCGAATTCCAGTTGTCGTGACAAACCAAGTAAGATCCCGAAATAGGAATGAGGTCTCCCATTATTCTTTTCAAG GATGGAGCAGGAGTGAAACTCATGAATGTTCTCCAGGATATGATTCTCATCTTGTTGCTGCCTTGGGTGTTCATTGGGCTCATTCTGTGACAATCCGTTTGGTGCTTGAAGCAAAATCTG AGGTTTATAAAGCTTGCGAAGTCTCCCATGTCTCCACCTCTAGCTTTCCCATTCATGATAACCCCATCTGGTATTTCATTGCTGAGCGACAATGGAGAAGAACTGAGTGGAGCAGCAATCAACGAGATTCATTGTCAAGGTTAATAGTATCAAC GACACAGTGA
- the LOC120088457 gene encoding DNA repair protein RAD51 homolog 2 isoform X1 yields MANRLINQMGLPRSIANIFAARNINTAKEALSLTEFELIELLDVGLSEVASAVALISEIASPPYQTVLSLMEQRLQNEHLAGHLSTCLKGLDEALFGGIPFGVLTELVGPAGIGKTQFCLKLSFLAALPPSYGGLDGRVIYIDVESKFSSRRMIEIGMRSFPDVFHKKDMAQEMAGRILVLRPASLSEFTESLHKIKVSLLEQEVKLVIIDSMAALITGEYEQGAPKQHSLGWHISFIKSIAEFARIPVVVTNQVRSRNRNEVSHYSFQGWSRSETHECSPGYDSHLVAALGVHWAHSVTIRLVLEAKSGQRFIKLAKSPMSPPLAFPFMITPSGISLLSDNGEELSGAAINEIHCQGHSDIISNHLGKHQ; encoded by the exons ATGGCGAACAGATTAATTAATCAGATGGGACTACCCAGATCGATTGCTAACATTTTCGCTGCACGAAATATTAACACAGCCAAG GAAGCTTTATCCTTAACTGAATTTGAGTTGATTGAGTTATTGGACGTGGGATTGTCGGAAGTTGCATCTGCAGTTGCACTCATTAGTGAAATTGCTTCTCCTCCTTATCAGACC GTGCTTTCTCTGATGGAGCAAAGACTTCAAAACGAGCATTTAGCTGGCCATCTTTCCACATGTTTAAAAGGTTTAGATGAGGCCTTATTTGGTGGAATCCCATTTGGTGTCTTGACAGAACTTGTTGGTCCAGCTGGAATTGGCAAAACACAA TTTTGCTTGAAACTCTCTTTCTTAGCTGCTTTACCACCAAGCTACGGAGGTTTGGATGGCCGTGTAATATATATTGATGTAGAATCTAAGTTTAGTTCCAGAAG GATGATTGAAATTGGTATGAGAAGCTTTCCTGATGTATTTCACAAGAAAGACATGGCACAAGAg ATGGCTGGTAGGATCCTTGTTTTGCGGCCAGCATCACTTTCTGAATTCACTGAGAG TTTGCACAAAATCAAGGTTTCACTTCTTGAGCAAGAAGTAAAGCTAGTAATCATTGATAGCATGGCTGCTCTTATTACTGG GGAATATGAGCAAGGGGCACCCAAACAGCATTCATTGGGTTGGCATATTTCGTTTATCAA GTCAATTGCTGAGTTTGCCCGAATTCCAGTTGTCGTGACAAACCAAGTAAGATCCCGAAATAGGAATGAGGTCTCCCATTATTCTTTTCAAG GATGGAGCAGGAGTGAAACTCATGAATGTTCTCCAGGATATGATTCTCATCTTGTTGCTGCCTTGGGTGTTCATTGGGCTCATTCTGTGACAATCCGTTTGGTGCTTGAAGCAAAATCTG GTCAGAGGTTTATAAAGCTTGCGAAGTCTCCCATGTCTCCACCTCTAGCTTTCCCATTCATGATAACCCCATCTGGTATTTCATTGCTGAGCGACAATGGAGAAGAACTGAGTGGAGCAGCAATCAACGAGATTCATTGTCAAG GACACAGTGATATTATCAGCAATCACTTAGGAAAGCATCAGTGA
- the LOC120088457 gene encoding DNA repair protein RAD51 homolog 2 isoform X4 has protein sequence MANRLINQMGLPRSIANIFAARNINTAKEALSLTEFELIELLDVGLSEVASAVALISEIASPPYQTVLSLMEQRLQNEHLAGHLSTCLKGLDEALFGGIPFGVLTELVGPAGIGKTQFCLKLSFLAALPPSYGGLDGRVIYIDVESKFSSRRMIEIGMRSFPDVFHKKDMAQEMAGRILVLRPASLSEFTESLHKIKVSLLEQEVKLVIIDSMAALITGEYEQGAPKQHSLGWHISFIKSIAEFARIPVVVTNQVRSRNRNEVSHYSFQGWSRSETHECSPGYDSHLVAALGVHWAHSVTIRLVLEAKSEVYKACEVSHVSTSSFPIHDNPIWYFIAERQWRRTEWSSNQRDSLSRTQ, from the exons ATGGCGAACAGATTAATTAATCAGATGGGACTACCCAGATCGATTGCTAACATTTTCGCTGCACGAAATATTAACACAGCCAAG GAAGCTTTATCCTTAACTGAATTTGAGTTGATTGAGTTATTGGACGTGGGATTGTCGGAAGTTGCATCTGCAGTTGCACTCATTAGTGAAATTGCTTCTCCTCCTTATCAGACC GTGCTTTCTCTGATGGAGCAAAGACTTCAAAACGAGCATTTAGCTGGCCATCTTTCCACATGTTTAAAAGGTTTAGATGAGGCCTTATTTGGTGGAATCCCATTTGGTGTCTTGACAGAACTTGTTGGTCCAGCTGGAATTGGCAAAACACAA TTTTGCTTGAAACTCTCTTTCTTAGCTGCTTTACCACCAAGCTACGGAGGTTTGGATGGCCGTGTAATATATATTGATGTAGAATCTAAGTTTAGTTCCAGAAG GATGATTGAAATTGGTATGAGAAGCTTTCCTGATGTATTTCACAAGAAAGACATGGCACAAGAg ATGGCTGGTAGGATCCTTGTTTTGCGGCCAGCATCACTTTCTGAATTCACTGAGAG TTTGCACAAAATCAAGGTTTCACTTCTTGAGCAAGAAGTAAAGCTAGTAATCATTGATAGCATGGCTGCTCTTATTACTGG GGAATATGAGCAAGGGGCACCCAAACAGCATTCATTGGGTTGGCATATTTCGTTTATCAA GTCAATTGCTGAGTTTGCCCGAATTCCAGTTGTCGTGACAAACCAAGTAAGATCCCGAAATAGGAATGAGGTCTCCCATTATTCTTTTCAAG GATGGAGCAGGAGTGAAACTCATGAATGTTCTCCAGGATATGATTCTCATCTTGTTGCTGCCTTGGGTGTTCATTGGGCTCATTCTGTGACAATCCGTTTGGTGCTTGAAGCAAAATCTG AGGTTTATAAAGCTTGCGAAGTCTCCCATGTCTCCACCTCTAGCTTTCCCATTCATGATAACCCCATCTGGTATTTCATTGCTGAGCGACAATGGAGAAGAACTGAGTGGAGCAGCAATCAACGAGATTCATTGTCAAG GACACAGTGA
- the LOC120088457 gene encoding DNA repair protein RAD51 homolog 2 isoform X3: protein MANRLINQMGLPRSIANIFAARNINTAKEALSLTEFELIELLDVGLSEVASAVALISEIASPPYQTVLSLMEQRLQNEHLAGHLSTCLKGLDEALFGGIPFGVLTELVGPAGIGKTQFCLKLSFLAALPPSYGGLDGRVIYIDVESKFSSRRMIEIGMRSFPDVFHKKDMAQEMAGRILVLRPASLSEFTESLHKIKVSLLEQEVKLVIIDSMAALITGEYEQGAPKQHSLGWHISFIKSIAEFARIPVVVTNQVRSRNRNEVSHYSFQGWSRSETHECSPGYDSHLVAALGVHWAHSVTIRLVLEAKSGQRFIKLAKSPMSPPLAFPFMITPSGISLLSDNGEELSGAAINEIHCQG from the exons ATGGCGAACAGATTAATTAATCAGATGGGACTACCCAGATCGATTGCTAACATTTTCGCTGCACGAAATATTAACACAGCCAAG GAAGCTTTATCCTTAACTGAATTTGAGTTGATTGAGTTATTGGACGTGGGATTGTCGGAAGTTGCATCTGCAGTTGCACTCATTAGTGAAATTGCTTCTCCTCCTTATCAGACC GTGCTTTCTCTGATGGAGCAAAGACTTCAAAACGAGCATTTAGCTGGCCATCTTTCCACATGTTTAAAAGGTTTAGATGAGGCCTTATTTGGTGGAATCCCATTTGGTGTCTTGACAGAACTTGTTGGTCCAGCTGGAATTGGCAAAACACAA TTTTGCTTGAAACTCTCTTTCTTAGCTGCTTTACCACCAAGCTACGGAGGTTTGGATGGCCGTGTAATATATATTGATGTAGAATCTAAGTTTAGTTCCAGAAG GATGATTGAAATTGGTATGAGAAGCTTTCCTGATGTATTTCACAAGAAAGACATGGCACAAGAg ATGGCTGGTAGGATCCTTGTTTTGCGGCCAGCATCACTTTCTGAATTCACTGAGAG TTTGCACAAAATCAAGGTTTCACTTCTTGAGCAAGAAGTAAAGCTAGTAATCATTGATAGCATGGCTGCTCTTATTACTGG GGAATATGAGCAAGGGGCACCCAAACAGCATTCATTGGGTTGGCATATTTCGTTTATCAA GTCAATTGCTGAGTTTGCCCGAATTCCAGTTGTCGTGACAAACCAAGTAAGATCCCGAAATAGGAATGAGGTCTCCCATTATTCTTTTCAAG GATGGAGCAGGAGTGAAACTCATGAATGTTCTCCAGGATATGATTCTCATCTTGTTGCTGCCTTGGGTGTTCATTGGGCTCATTCTGTGACAATCCGTTTGGTGCTTGAAGCAAAATCTG GTCAGAGGTTTATAAAGCTTGCGAAGTCTCCCATGTCTCCACCTCTAGCTTTCCCATTCATGATAACCCCATCTGGTATTTCATTGCTGAGCGACAATGGAGAAGAACTGAGTGGAGCAGCAATCAACGAGATTCATTGTCAAGGTTAA